TCTACGCCTCCGGCCTTATCGCAGCCGGGTGCGACGTCGTGACCGTCCAGCGATCGCTCGGCCACGCGAAGGCGACCACAACGCTCAACACCTACGCTCACCTATGGCCCACCGCCGAGGACCGCACGAGGAGGGCAGCGGAGTCGATCTTGTCCGCCTCCCTCGGCGGGACGGTCGCGACACTCGCCGACGCTTCCGGGCCGGGTGAGCAAGCGAGATCTCGGACTGCACCTGCATTTCGCCGAGCTTCGCCGAGCAAACACGCGGTGCGTCACAGCGCGGATTGACGCGCGTCCGCGCAGCGGAGCCAGTCGTCATTCGTTACTCGGCCGCTCAGGTCGCACCCCGCGTCCTGCTGGTCCCAACGTGGGCTCGCCGGCAACCCAAGGGACTTCTTGGCCTGAGCCGACCTACTCGTCGGGGTGCTGGTCTTCCGCCAACGCCCCCGCTTCGATGTCGGCTGCAGGCTGCGCCGCCGGCTCGGTGTCCGCTCGGCCGGTTGCTGTTGAGCCTTCGCCGGACTCTGCTGCCTGCGTCCGAGCGCGGTCCATCATCTCGATGACCGGCCACGTCACCAGCCGAAGGCAAAACCACCACATGTAGAGCGCCGAGTAGCTCCATGCCGAGTTGTCATCGAGAAGGCCGTGCGCGACGTCGTTGCGGAGGTTCGGACCACCTTGGACGACCAGCATCGCCTTCATCTCCATGACCATCCCTGCACCGAAGATGTCCTCGGTCTCGGTCATGTCGAGAAGGGCGTTCAAGCTCTTCTCGCTCTCCACGCCGTGCTCATCGACGAACAGCGTGTGCACATCGTGCCGCCTCAACATGACCCGCACGACCTGCTCCAACTGCGGGACCAGAACAGAGACCGCAGCGCCGTAGTTGCCGCCCAAGCCGAGAGCCAGGCCGTTGCCCCACAACGTCTCGTGGCCCTCGGGCACCGTCGGCGATTCCATGCACAGCGACACCATGTACTGCCGACTGAACCGGTGCTCAGTAGTCAGGACCTCTTGCGCAGGCTGGATGATGCCCTTTCCGAGCAATTCGGAGTGAAAGAACACCGTGCGGACCATCTCGGCCCAAACCGCGTCCTCATCCGTCTGACCAGATGACCCCGGCCTCGATGCGATCTTCCGGAAGTCAGACGAAAACGTTGAGGATCCAAAGATGTGGCTGATGCTGCCTTCCAGCAGCTTCTCGGCGTTCTCGCGCGTACTGGCTTCATCTAGCGGCGCTGCGAGCGTCGCGAATGCGGCCAGCGCGTCGAACTTGTCCGCGTGACCCGAGACTTGCGACCGTGCGTAACACACGGCGTCAGTCAGATCGACCGGGTCCGACTGGATACGCATCATCTGCTCCATCGACGACTCCCGGCTCTCACGCAGCCGAATGCGGAGGTCGTCAATGAGCTGGTCGAGTTCGTTCTCGAGCCGGTAAGAGCGTGGGATGGTTCGGAGGACTGCGATTGCCTTCTCCAGGAAATGGCCCTCGACCAGCGCGCCCGCCTTCGGGTCCGTCTGAACGCGGGAATCGGCTTCTGCGATGTATGTCCGCGCAACGCGCTCGGTCGCTGCGTTCGCCGCCGCCGCGTCCGAACCACCAAGCCATGCGAGCGCCTCACGCTCGAGGTGGCGTGACAGACGTGGCGTTACCGACGACGCCTTTTCCGCGAGCGCGAACATTGCTTCGCACACCTCAGCCCGCCCGGCCGCGTCGACACGACCGTGCTGGCGCAAGGTTTCCGAGAACCCCACCGTTCTGAAGTTGTCTGTCACCTGGCCGGCCAAGACCTGAGCCTTCAGCGCGTCCGACATTTCCTGCACCCGGGCCTGGCCGTCCGCGCCGCGCCGCGCTGCAAGCGCGAAGGCCCGAACCCACGCGTCCTTCCCCACGCTGAACCACACATCGCCCGTCAGCGGCGCGGCCCGGTATGCGTCGATGGCTCGGTCCAACATCGCGATGTCCGACCGGTCCCCGTAGACCCAGGCGACATCAGCGACCCGAGCCCGCAGATCATCACGTTCGACCAGTGGAGCGATACGCGCCAGCAACGCCACCTGGTCAGCGTCCAAGTCCGCCGGCACTACCGTCCGCTTGCCACCGAACTGCATCGCGGGCGTGAACGGCTCCAACCAGTCCTCAGCGTTCAACATCGCCGACGACACCATCGCCAACACCTGCAGCACTAGTTCGTGAAGCCCCGTGACAGACGGATCGGCAGCCGCCCGCTCGAGATGCGTTGACAACAACTCTGGCGGCTCATAGGGGTCGTCAAGCGACGCCGCCGCCAGCACGTCCTCCCACCACGACGGGTCGATCGCGTCGCTCACCGGATCCATGTCCGCTCCTCCGCCTCCACTCCTCTGCGCCGGGCCAACGTCGGCATCAAGTACACAAAGTCTACATACGGGTATGCTGTTGGTGTGAATGGTGCTGCTTCTGAGTTCCTGAACGTGCGTGAGACGGCCAAGCGGCTGGCCGTGCACGAGAACACCGTGCGGGCGTACGCCAAGCAGGGATTGCTCCCGGATGCGCGGGTGCCGGGGACGTCGTTCTACAGGTTCCGTGCGAGCGACGTGGAGCGCCTCAGAGCGCAGCGCGGAGCGCCCGCCGTGAGTCTTGCTGCCGAACGACGAACCGCCAGTCCCGAATATGCGACTGCAAGCCAGCTCGCGCTGTGGCCCCAGACCAACGCGCGCGAAGCTCAGGATCGGCTTCCAGAGTTGGTGCGTAGGCTCTTGTTCGAGACCCCCGGGGCTGGCCAGATCTCAATTCGGACAGGCGATGGGGTCGCCCTGGCCGGCAAGGACGGCGTAGCGACCCTCGAGCGGCAGACGCAATTGCTGCCGGCCGGAACGATCTGGTTCGAGTTCGGCACCGACAAGGACTCCAAGCGCAAAGCCACCAAGGACTACGACGGACGAAAGGGCGAGGCATCGCAAGATGTCACCTTCGCCTTCGTGACAGTCCGTCGATGGCAAGGCAAGGACTCGTGGGCCGCCGCGCGCCGAGCCGAGAATCTCTTCAAGGATGTCCTCGTCCTCGATGCGGATGATCTCGAAGCTTGGCTGCAGGTTGCGCCCGCCGCACACCTGTGGATCTCGGAAACTCTCGGTCTTCGCCCCCGGGACGCGCTGACTCTGGAGACATGGTGGGACCGCTTCTCCGCCGCGACCGAACCGGCTCTTCCGCCGAAGCTCTTCATCGCCGGCCGGGCTAAGGAGGCGCAGCGACTGCGCTCCCTGCTTGGTGACGAGCCGAGGATTACATCGATCCAGACCGAGTGGGTCGCCGACGGCCTGGGGTTTCTGCATGCGTGCCTTACGCCCGACGACGACAACTCGACTGAGCCCGGCGCCGTCACAATCGTCCGGTCGACGGGCGTCTGGGATCGAATGGTGGCACTCCCGGGGCCCGGGATCTTGGTGCCCGACTTTGAC
This genomic interval from Nocardioides kongjuensis contains the following:
- a CDS encoding DUF4209 domain-containing protein, translating into MDPVSDAIDPSWWEDVLAAASLDDPYEPPELLSTHLERAAADPSVTGLHELVLQVLAMVSSAMLNAEDWLEPFTPAMQFGGKRTVVPADLDADQVALLARIAPLVERDDLRARVADVAWVYGDRSDIAMLDRAIDAYRAAPLTGDVWFSVGKDAWVRAFALAARRGADGQARVQEMSDALKAQVLAGQVTDNFRTVGFSETLRQHGRVDAAGRAEVCEAMFALAEKASSVTPRLSRHLEREALAWLGGSDAAAANAATERVARTYIAEADSRVQTDPKAGALVEGHFLEKAIAVLRTIPRSYRLENELDQLIDDLRIRLRESRESSMEQMMRIQSDPVDLTDAVCYARSQVSGHADKFDALAAFATLAAPLDEASTRENAEKLLEGSISHIFGSSTFSSDFRKIASRPGSSGQTDEDAVWAEMVRTVFFHSELLGKGIIQPAQEVLTTEHRFSRQYMVSLCMESPTVPEGHETLWGNGLALGLGGNYGAAVSVLVPQLEQVVRVMLRRHDVHTLFVDEHGVESEKSLNALLDMTETEDIFGAGMVMEMKAMLVVQGGPNLRNDVAHGLLDDNSAWSYSALYMWWFCLRLVTWPVIEMMDRARTQAAESGEGSTATGRADTEPAAQPAADIEAGALAEDQHPDE